One window of the Cryptomeria japonica chromosome 7, Sugi_1.0, whole genome shotgun sequence genome contains the following:
- the LOC131039894 gene encoding SKP1-like protein 12: protein MAEHPNTTMAKECKVKLKSQDDKIFEVEYAVAMQSQTLKNALAHTGCTDTALPLHDISSQILAKVIEYCEYHVNAANTISEKDVKMWDEELVKHMDQDTLFRLIVAAKYLEIHNLIDLMCKTIADRIKDKSVEELREIFHVQNDFTPEEEEQVRRETKWAHGFCFIAGVLDLVVLDHKLAIF, encoded by the exons ATGGCAGAGCATCCCAACACAACCATGGCGAAAGAATGTAAGGTGAAATTGAAGAGTCAGGATGACAAGATATTCGAGGTAGAGTATGCCGTAGCCATGCAGTCGCAGACGTTAAAGAACGCTCTCGCTCACACGGGCTGCACGGATACCGCCCTGCCTTTGCACGACATTTCCAGTCAAATTTTGGCGAAGGTGATCGAGTACTGCGAATATCATGTTAATGCCGCCAACACCATCTCAGAGAAGGATGTGAAGATGTGGGATGAGGAGTTGGTGAAGCACATGGATCAGGATACCCTTTTTCGTCTCATTGTGGCTGCAAAGTACCTGGAAATACACAATCTTATCGACTTAATGTGCAAAACTATAGCAGACAGGATTAAGGACAAAAGCGTAGAAGAGCTCAGAGAGATTTTTCACGTACAAAATGACTTCACTCCTGAAGAGGAGGAACAAGTCAGGCGTGAAACTAAATGGGCGCATGGGTT TTGTTTTATTGCTGGTGTTCTGGATTTAGTTGTTTTAGATCATAAGCTGGCAATATTTTAG